In Pseudoalteromonas xiamenensis, the following are encoded in one genomic region:
- a CDS encoding TonB-dependent receptor, translating to MKAMKRSTLATLINATLFSAVAGTSFSTLAEEGEKAKNNQLEVIQITARKRVENAQEVPVAVSALQGDNLDAYSSAGMDIRFMNAKIPSLSIESSFGRTFPRFYVRGLGNTDFDLNASQPVSLVVDEVVQENPILKGFPVFDIGRVEVLRGPQGTLFGRNTPAGLVKFDSVKPSQEFEGYGAVSYGSRGAVDFEGAVGGGLTDKLSTRVSVLWQTKDDYIDIKAPGHEKKDVLGGYDEKAARIQFLYEGNDFTGLLNYHVRDLDGKPIVFRANLIEKGSNNIVDGYSHDVAFHDAADNATQQVESQGLSLKLEWDLAEHTVTSITAWESAEIYSRADVDGGYGAVFLDNYQGPGLIPFSAESADGIPDHNQYTQELRLSSNFTGDFNYQVGMFLFEEDLMIESFSYDTLAGGVENGYAFQNQDTSAWAVFGSFDFTLSDDLKLTTGVRYSSDEKDFTAKRTKNPTPWNGSPDEMTGSANPSDNHVSWDVSLAYKVNDDVNWFGRIANGFRAPSIQGRILFGDVVTVADSETVNSIETGIKSDVLDGRGRVNATVFYFQMDDQQLTAVGGDANFNRLINADKTTGYGFELDTEWVLTDELNATFNLSYNKTELSDKDLAVAVCAQCTVTDPLNSKGLAILDGNSLPHAPEWISNFTLRYSKEMGEGEFFAYTDWSYRSAIDFFLYKSVEFKGKPLLEGGLRAGYNWYQGDNEYQVSAFVRNIFDKQEVIGGVDFNNLTGMTNEERFVGAEFKVKFF from the coding sequence ATGAAAGCAATGAAAAGATCTACGTTAGCGACATTAATCAATGCAACGTTGTTCTCTGCTGTAGCAGGTACTTCATTCTCTACGCTCGCTGAAGAAGGCGAAAAAGCTAAAAACAATCAACTTGAAGTTATTCAGATCACTGCGCGTAAACGTGTAGAAAACGCACAAGAAGTGCCTGTTGCTGTATCTGCGCTTCAAGGCGACAATCTTGATGCATATAGCTCTGCGGGTATGGATATTCGCTTCATGAACGCGAAGATCCCGAGTTTATCTATCGAATCTTCGTTCGGTCGTACTTTTCCACGTTTTTATGTTCGTGGTTTAGGTAACACTGACTTCGATCTGAACGCTTCTCAGCCAGTTTCTTTGGTTGTTGACGAAGTTGTTCAAGAAAACCCAATTTTAAAAGGTTTCCCTGTATTTGATATCGGTCGTGTAGAAGTTCTACGTGGTCCACAAGGTACGCTTTTCGGTCGTAACACGCCTGCGGGTCTTGTAAAATTTGATTCAGTGAAGCCAAGCCAAGAGTTTGAAGGTTACGGTGCTGTTTCTTACGGTAGCCGTGGCGCAGTAGACTTTGAAGGTGCAGTAGGCGGTGGTTTGACGGACAAACTATCTACGCGTGTTTCTGTACTTTGGCAAACTAAAGATGATTACATCGACATCAAAGCACCAGGTCATGAAAAGAAAGACGTATTAGGTGGCTACGACGAAAAAGCAGCGCGTATCCAATTCCTATATGAAGGCAATGACTTCACTGGTCTACTTAACTACCACGTACGTGATCTTGACGGAAAGCCAATAGTATTCCGTGCAAACCTAATTGAAAAAGGTTCAAATAACATCGTTGATGGTTACTCACACGATGTAGCATTCCACGATGCGGCAGACAATGCGACTCAACAAGTAGAGTCACAAGGTTTGTCATTGAAACTTGAGTGGGATTTGGCAGAGCATACGGTAACGTCTATCACAGCATGGGAAAGTGCTGAAATCTATTCACGCGCTGACGTTGACGGTGGTTACGGTGCGGTATTCCTAGATAACTATCAAGGTCCAGGTTTGATCCCATTCTCTGCAGAAAGTGCGGACGGTATTCCTGATCATAACCAATACACACAAGAGCTTCGTTTGAGCAGTAACTTCACAGGTGATTTTAACTATCAAGTAGGTATGTTCCTATTTGAAGAAGACCTGATGATTGAGAGCTTCTCTTACGACACATTGGCCGGTGGTGTTGAGAACGGTTATGCGTTCCAAAACCAAGATACCTCTGCATGGGCTGTATTTGGTTCATTTGATTTCACTTTGTCTGATGACCTGAAATTGACAACAGGTGTTCGTTACTCAAGTGATGAAAAAGATTTCACGGCAAAACGTACTAAAAATCCAACACCTTGGAATGGTTCACCAGATGAAATGACGGGTTCAGCAAATCCATCTGACAACCATGTAAGCTGGGACGTAAGCTTAGCTTACAAAGTGAATGACGATGTAAACTGGTTTGGCCGTATCGCGAATGGTTTCCGTGCGCCAAGTATCCAAGGTCGTATTCTTTTTGGTGACGTCGTTACAGTTGCGGATTCTGAAACAGTTAACTCGATTGAAACAGGTATTAAATCGGATGTGCTAGATGGCCGTGGTCGTGTTAACGCAACGGTATTCTACTTCCAAATGGATGACCAGCAACTTACGGCAGTAGGTGGTGATGCGAATTTCAACCGTTTGATTAACGCAGACAAAACGACTGGCTATGGTTTTGAACTAGATACTGAATGGGTATTAACAGACGAACTAAATGCAACGTTCAATCTAAGTTACAACAAAACGGAATTGAGCGATAAAGACCTTGCAGTTGCCGTGTGTGCGCAATGTACAGTAACCGATCCTTTAAATAGCAAAGGTTTGGCGATTCTAGATGGCAACAGTCTGCCACACGCACCTGAATGGATCTCTAACTTCACGCTTCGCTACAGCAAAGAAATGGGTGAAGGTGAGTTCTTCGCATACACAGATTGGTCGTACCGCAGTGCAATTGACTTCTTCTTATACAAGTCAGTGGAATTTAAAGGCAAGCCATTGCTAGAAGGTGGTTTACGTGCAGGCTATAACTGGTACCAAGGTGATAACGAGTATCAAGTTTCTGCGTTTGTTCGTAACATTTTCGACAAGCAAGAAGTTATTGGTGGTGTAGATTTCAATAACTTGACTGGTATGACGAATGAAGAGCGTTTTGTTGGCGCTGAATTCAAAGTTAAATTCTTCTAA
- a CDS encoding cache domain-containing protein, producing the protein MIQRVSWLIACLVGGFIPVALALAHVHFSASELSHNKADALFQTVESVVSNTTLKTAEKQAKLIDIIAKADPSDTTFFVYDTNGKMIFHPTHPEFNGRVLTSHANPIVAGAFRHLVKSANAYPEAVVSYHWQSGVSGKIESKVAYIRRIDNWNWVFAASVVEDETPVWQMWLVLSLLFCSIVVAWIVYSKRKVK; encoded by the coding sequence TTGATCCAGCGTGTGTCTTGGCTAATTGCATGTTTAGTAGGTGGATTTATTCCAGTTGCTCTGGCACTGGCGCATGTCCATTTTTCGGCAAGTGAATTGAGTCACAATAAGGCGGACGCACTGTTTCAAACCGTCGAATCAGTCGTTAGCAACACCACCTTGAAGACAGCCGAAAAACAGGCCAAACTGATCGATATAATTGCTAAGGCTGACCCATCTGACACTACGTTCTTTGTTTATGACACGAACGGCAAGATGATTTTCCATCCGACTCACCCAGAGTTTAACGGCCGTGTTCTTACTTCACATGCGAATCCTATTGTTGCAGGGGCATTTCGCCACCTTGTTAAATCGGCAAATGCGTACCCAGAAGCCGTGGTCAGTTATCACTGGCAATCGGGTGTTAGTGGCAAAATAGAAAGTAAAGTTGCGTACATTCGTCGAATTGATAACTGGAATTGGGTTTTTGCAGCCAGTGTTGTTGAAGATGAGACGCCAGTATGGCAAATGTGGCTTGTTTTGAGTCTTTTATTTTGTAGCATTGTGGTTGCTTGGATTGTCTATTCTAAGCGAAAGGTAAAGTAA
- a CDS encoding ATP-dependent 6-phosphofructokinase codes for MERKCRVALLTSGGDSPGMNAAIRAVTLACEQHHYECIGFYHGYNGLMDDQAVNLTSELVNPYLQQGGTLLKSARCKSMLLPEGPKQAANTLNKHNIDALIVIGGDGSFRGMQALSHHWSGQLIGLPGTIDNDLAHSDKTIGFATAVQTATEAIDKIRDTANAFERVFIVEVMGRHSGHIAFNVGLATGAESILSFENFDPEKAQAYVEKLAVQIQQQQNNKHSSFLIILAENLWPDGPSGLQQALKQTANIDSGVCILGHIQRGGSPVVEDRLLASKLGLAAVQAIAEKQHLVMLGEVGGNLIATPIENTIQDPKPVSMYWLNAHEEALKGF; via the coding sequence ATGGAAAGAAAATGTCGCGTCGCGTTACTAACCAGTGGTGGAGACTCGCCCGGTATGAATGCGGCTATTCGCGCAGTTACCCTTGCGTGTGAACAGCACCACTATGAGTGTATCGGCTTCTATCATGGTTACAATGGATTGATGGATGACCAAGCCGTGAATTTAACCTCCGAATTGGTCAATCCTTATCTGCAGCAAGGCGGCACGCTATTGAAGAGCGCCCGTTGCAAATCAATGCTGTTGCCAGAAGGTCCAAAACAAGCTGCGAACACCCTCAATAAGCACAATATCGATGCCCTAATTGTGATAGGTGGTGACGGCTCATTTCGTGGCATGCAAGCGCTGTCGCATCACTGGAGTGGGCAACTGATTGGTTTACCGGGTACTATCGACAATGACCTCGCTCATAGCGACAAAACCATTGGCTTTGCTACTGCTGTACAAACTGCAACAGAAGCGATTGATAAAATTCGTGATACCGCAAATGCTTTTGAACGAGTATTTATTGTAGAGGTCATGGGACGTCACAGCGGCCACATTGCGTTCAATGTCGGTTTAGCTACAGGCGCCGAAAGCATCTTATCGTTCGAAAACTTCGACCCCGAAAAAGCGCAAGCTTACGTGGAAAAATTGGCCGTACAAATACAGCAGCAACAAAACAATAAGCATTCGAGCTTTCTAATTATACTTGCTGAAAACTTGTGGCCAGATGGCCCCTCAGGTCTACAACAAGCCCTAAAACAAACTGCAAACATCGATTCTGGGGTCTGCATTCTAGGTCATATCCAACGTGGTGGCAGCCCTGTTGTCGAAGACAGATTACTCGCGTCCAAATTAGGCCTTGCTGCCGTGCAGGCCATTGCAGAGAAACAACACCTAGTTATGCTTGGGGAAGTGGGTGGGAATCTTATCGCAACCCCCATCGAGAACACGATTCAAGATCCGAAACCTGTATCGATGTATTGGTTAAACGCCCATGAAGAGGCGTTGAAGGGATTTTAA
- the sixA gene encoding phosphohistidine phosphatase SixA, which translates to MKTILIMRHGEAEPLVRHDESRALTEKGCQQAKMMGQWLAEQAFSPEGVLISPYLRAQQTANQVLQFNSPRFLETCSDIVPNGNASFAIDYLETLISMHPDIDNWLLVAHMPIVSYLVDQLSPGDMPIFQLAACAQIEYDELTRKGILKGLHIPERVAAFQ; encoded by the coding sequence ATGAAAACCATTTTAATAATGCGCCATGGTGAAGCTGAACCGCTCGTTCGACATGATGAATCTCGAGCGTTGACTGAAAAAGGCTGTCAGCAAGCGAAAATGATGGGGCAGTGGTTGGCCGAGCAGGCGTTTTCACCTGAAGGTGTGTTAATCAGTCCTTATCTTCGTGCGCAGCAAACTGCAAACCAAGTTCTGCAATTTAATTCTCCTCGCTTCCTTGAAACGTGTAGCGATATCGTGCCAAATGGTAATGCAAGTTTTGCAATTGATTATTTGGAAACGCTAATTTCAATGCATCCTGATATCGATAATTGGTTATTGGTCGCACACATGCCCATTGTTAGCTATTTAGTCGATCAACTCAGTCCGGGTGACATGCCCATTTTTCAGCTTGCCGCTTGCGCGCAGATAGAATATGACGAGCTAACTCGAAAAGGGATCCTTAAAGGCCTTCACATTCCAGAACGAGTGGCTGCATTTCAGTAA
- a CDS encoding MmcQ/YjbR family DNA-binding protein, with translation MDQKSVHEYLQSKPATFITKPFAQETDVYKVQHKMFATLYEGKEGQTDANGEPIWWLNVKCDPDEALILRDRFESVVPGYHMNKRLWNTVYLDGTVPESEIKKMIDDSYHIVVDNLPTAQKEEIEKLLAK, from the coding sequence ATGGATCAGAAAAGCGTACATGAATATTTGCAGAGCAAGCCTGCAACCTTTATCACTAAGCCTTTTGCACAAGAAACTGACGTATACAAAGTACAACACAAAATGTTTGCCACTCTTTACGAAGGTAAAGAAGGTCAAACTGACGCCAATGGCGAACCAATTTGGTGGTTAAACGTAAAATGTGATCCTGACGAGGCGCTCATTTTAAGAGACCGCTTCGAATCTGTGGTCCCTGGATACCATATGAATAAACGCCTTTGGAACACGGTTTACCTTGACGGTACTGTACCGGAGAGTGAAATAAAAAAGATGATTGACGACTCATATCATATCGTTGTCGATAATCTGCCTACAGCGCAAAAAGAAGAAATAGAAAAGCTTTTAGCGAAATAA
- a CDS encoding insulinase family protein: protein MKVSTNDSRQYRQLTLDNGLKALIVKDSDSQQSAAALTVNVGHFDDPKEREGLSHFLEHMLFLGTEKHPESGSFPKFVSQGGGHSNAWTGTEHSSYFFDVQNALFFEALNHFAELFICPLINQADTENERKAIDAEFKMKIKDDSRRIYQVHKETVNPAHPFTKFSVGNFDTLKDKSGSIAKEIRAYFETQYQAHWMTLVVCSPFELDETSECVTQAFSQIKSHQLPKPAIEEPLYREEDLKRLIHIEPRKPMQKLIVSFPIPTQRTDYRKKLTNFLAHLLGYEGEGSLYSILKSQGWINALSAGGGIQGSNFKDFNVSIALTDEGIEYYEDIVEMVFEYLTLIKQQGESLAALYNDKRKLLDIAFDNQEPGRLLDWVCGLSNNMHHFEPDDYIYGDYVMDGFDLPQFNTLLSHFTPWNMRLVLIHPDVAVTKKAKWYKTPYQLETLDDVWLTSLASIDKPLDQMALPSTNPYLSDENPLLPLESRQKSPHLITEKTGFKFWFKQDGKFRVAKGHFYLEIDSMVAVENEQHIAMTRLFADLFMDCVAEQFYPAELAGLNYHLTSHQGGLTLQTSGLSASQLRLIDELVVSLLTMPICQRRFAEYKKQLVRHWQAHNQNKPVGELFSLLGARLMPWNPTPSTLATALKRTSYNDFLTFREKFFQTIHITAFLHGNWQENQARQLEKKLLSHFSESEILPCLVRPLNILTQSEYCAVEHSMGDAGFVRYYQSQSADAKEKISFMCLNQLMNQDYFEALRTQQQLGYLVGSGYAPFNTRAGIVFYIQSPQYSADELLVAHDKFVEEFKSSLLTLSPNDWENQKQALKTVVAEKDKNLRLRSQRLWLAISHGNDFGIQKQLVNALETLTLDDMKTFVEQLFATNAASITLTC, encoded by the coding sequence TTGAAAGTCAGTACTAATGATAGTCGTCAATATAGACAACTCACACTCGACAATGGTCTTAAGGCACTTATTGTCAAAGATAGCGATTCTCAGCAATCAGCAGCCGCACTGACAGTCAATGTGGGACATTTTGACGATCCCAAAGAACGAGAAGGTTTATCCCATTTTTTGGAGCATATGCTGTTCCTTGGTACTGAAAAACATCCCGAATCAGGAAGTTTCCCGAAATTTGTCAGTCAAGGCGGTGGCCACAGTAATGCATGGACAGGCACTGAACACAGCAGTTACTTCTTTGATGTCCAAAACGCGTTATTCTTTGAAGCGCTAAATCATTTTGCAGAACTGTTTATCTGTCCGTTGATTAATCAAGCAGATACGGAAAATGAACGGAAAGCGATTGATGCCGAATTTAAAATGAAAATAAAGGATGACAGTCGTCGTATTTATCAAGTTCACAAAGAAACGGTAAACCCAGCTCACCCCTTCACAAAATTCTCCGTCGGCAATTTTGATACGCTGAAAGATAAATCAGGCTCAATCGCGAAAGAAATTAGGGCCTACTTTGAAACACAATATCAAGCTCACTGGATGACACTCGTAGTGTGTAGCCCCTTTGAACTAGATGAAACGAGTGAATGTGTCACTCAAGCCTTTAGCCAAATCAAAAGTCATCAATTGCCAAAGCCTGCGATAGAAGAACCGCTGTATCGAGAAGAAGACTTAAAGCGTCTGATCCACATTGAACCACGAAAACCAATGCAGAAGCTTATTGTCAGCTTCCCTATCCCAACACAACGAACAGATTACAGGAAAAAGCTCACTAACTTTTTAGCCCATCTGCTTGGCTATGAAGGCGAAGGTTCGCTTTATTCCATTCTTAAGTCACAAGGTTGGATCAACGCGTTATCGGCTGGCGGCGGTATACAAGGTAGTAACTTTAAAGATTTCAATGTCAGTATTGCATTAACCGATGAAGGCATCGAATATTACGAAGACATCGTGGAGATGGTGTTTGAATACTTAACGCTTATCAAACAGCAAGGTGAGTCGCTTGCGGCACTTTATAATGATAAACGTAAGTTGTTAGATATTGCTTTTGACAACCAAGAACCGGGCCGTTTGCTGGATTGGGTGTGCGGGCTTAGCAATAACATGCATCATTTTGAGCCTGACGATTACATCTATGGCGACTACGTCATGGATGGCTTTGATCTACCGCAGTTCAACACATTACTGAGTCACTTTACGCCTTGGAATATGCGGCTTGTGCTCATTCACCCTGATGTCGCAGTAACCAAAAAGGCAAAATGGTATAAAACGCCTTACCAACTTGAGACCCTCGACGACGTTTGGTTGACTTCGCTTGCTTCAATCGACAAGCCACTCGATCAAATGGCGCTACCATCAACAAATCCTTATTTGAGTGACGAAAACCCTCTTTTACCATTAGAGTCGAGACAGAAATCACCTCACCTAATTACTGAAAAAACCGGATTTAAATTTTGGTTCAAGCAAGATGGAAAGTTCCGTGTTGCAAAAGGACACTTTTACCTTGAAATCGACTCGATGGTCGCAGTTGAGAATGAACAGCACATTGCGATGACTCGTTTATTTGCTGACCTTTTTATGGATTGCGTTGCAGAGCAATTTTATCCAGCAGAGTTAGCTGGTTTAAACTATCACCTAACTTCACATCAAGGCGGCCTAACTCTACAAACATCAGGCTTATCGGCGAGTCAGTTGCGCTTGATTGATGAATTGGTTGTCTCACTACTCACCATGCCTATCTGCCAACGACGTTTTGCTGAGTATAAAAAGCAACTGGTTAGACACTGGCAAGCCCACAATCAAAATAAGCCCGTTGGCGAGCTATTTAGTCTACTTGGCGCACGTTTGATGCCTTGGAATCCAACACCGAGTACCCTTGCAACCGCGCTCAAGCGGACCAGTTATAATGACTTTTTAACGTTCCGTGAGAAGTTTTTCCAAACCATCCATATCACGGCTTTTTTGCATGGGAATTGGCAAGAAAACCAAGCAAGACAACTTGAGAAAAAACTATTATCTCATTTCTCTGAAAGTGAAATTTTACCCTGTCTAGTTAGACCCCTAAATATACTCACACAATCGGAGTATTGTGCTGTAGAACACTCAATGGGGGATGCTGGTTTCGTGCGCTATTACCAATCGCAATCCGCAGACGCAAAAGAAAAAATTTCATTCATGTGTTTAAACCAACTGATGAATCAAGATTATTTTGAGGCATTACGTACACAGCAGCAACTTGGATACCTTGTCGGTTCTGGATATGCGCCATTTAATACACGCGCTGGGATTGTTTTTTATATTCAGTCTCCCCAATACAGTGCCGACGAATTACTGGTAGCCCACGATAAATTTGTTGAAGAGTTTAAGTCATCACTCCTTACGCTTTCACCGAACGATTGGGAGAACCAAAAACAAGCGCTAAAAACGGTTGTGGCAGAAAAAGACAAAAACCTTCGTCTGCGCTCCCAACGACTCTGGCTGGCGATAAGCCATGGCAATGACTTTGGCATTCAAAAACAATTGGTAAATGCACTCGAAACATTAACATTAGACGACATGAAAACGTTTGTTGAGCAACTGTTCGCGACAAATGCCGCGAGCATTACCTTAACGTGCTAA
- a CDS encoding putative bifunctional diguanylate cyclase/phosphodiesterase, with protein sequence MLTRRIKRTATILLLATIYSNYAFGLDEFKSDNMLFSFFIFLLLITLCAFSILLFKYFQQQKRFSTLLISEQRLKSTVEGSGDTLWDWNIRTGEIVRINDKFNMDSAPQGKFIPNQHCIHPQDIPMVERILKQHFAERTAFFEASYRIKNNMDEWHWVLDKGKVIEKDTNLNPIRMTGIVRDISHLKTTEERLNLFAKCVESLTDAIAIYDADYRLVDLNPSYLKLFGGFREQYLNKPFSLPGYDGRYVEELKAAVQETEHWQEELKLSNANHVLLPIEVTIDEIKNNHGQITNYVVVFSDLTERKKAESQLHDLSNRDRTTGLPNRNLFFTNLKKLGQQSTHHALLVFDLDNFKKINDSLGHQLGDSLLAKLAMRLNKLARQQDTFYRLGGDEFALVMAGTNDIHTITKTAKQFLAAIATPFKLASHELVITSSVGIVLFPEDGNTPEILLKNADTAMYHAKQKGNHYLFFNDGMNEQAVKRLQIENLMRFGLKEDHFVVYYQPKMDIKSGALVGMEALVRFITPKKGIIPPNVFIPIAEETGQIIDIGEVVLDKACRDVKTWIDAGLFDGRVAVNLSAKQFSLPDLTTRIDVILQKNQLPSYFLELEITEGTVMDDPKEAIAIMRSLSARGIHLAMDDFGTGYSSLAYLKQFPLNTLKVDKAFIDDMHSERGRNMVDSIVTIAQNLDLHVVAEGVESADQLTYLEALNCQTIQGYYYSKPLSYEEFTLFLRNHHAQKVVRPKLKVVANGSER encoded by the coding sequence ATGTTAACAAGAAGAATAAAAAGAACCGCAACTATTTTGCTTTTAGCAACTATATACAGCAACTATGCCTTCGGATTAGATGAATTCAAATCCGATAATATGTTGTTTTCTTTTTTTATTTTTCTGTTACTTATTACGCTTTGTGCTTTTTCAATTTTACTATTCAAATACTTTCAGCAACAAAAGCGCTTCTCAACATTGTTAATATCTGAGCAACGACTCAAGAGTACCGTAGAAGGCAGCGGCGATACCTTATGGGACTGGAATATCCGAACTGGTGAAATCGTTCGGATCAATGACAAGTTCAATATGGACAGCGCACCTCAAGGTAAATTCATTCCCAATCAGCATTGCATACATCCACAAGATATTCCTATGGTTGAACGCATTCTCAAACAACACTTTGCTGAACGTACTGCATTTTTTGAAGCCAGCTACCGTATCAAAAATAATATGGATGAATGGCATTGGGTTCTCGACAAAGGCAAAGTAATAGAGAAAGACACAAATCTCAACCCTATCCGCATGACAGGTATTGTCAGAGACATCAGCCATCTTAAAACAACAGAAGAACGTCTTAACTTATTTGCAAAATGCGTGGAGTCATTAACCGATGCCATTGCAATCTATGATGCGGATTACCGATTGGTTGATCTTAACCCAAGCTATCTGAAGTTGTTTGGTGGATTTCGGGAGCAATATCTAAACAAACCATTTTCGCTTCCCGGCTACGATGGACGCTATGTCGAAGAATTGAAAGCCGCAGTGCAAGAGACTGAACATTGGCAAGAAGAATTAAAATTAAGTAATGCAAATCACGTGTTGCTACCAATTGAAGTCACCATTGATGAAATTAAAAATAATCATGGCCAAATTACCAACTACGTTGTTGTGTTTTCCGATCTCACCGAGCGGAAGAAAGCCGAATCACAACTGCATGACTTGTCGAATCGAGATCGTACAACAGGCCTCCCTAACCGCAACTTGTTCTTTACCAATCTCAAAAAACTAGGCCAGCAAAGCACTCATCATGCCTTACTGGTATTTGACTTGGATAACTTTAAAAAGATAAACGATTCGTTGGGTCACCAACTTGGGGATAGTTTGCTGGCTAAACTCGCGATGCGATTGAATAAACTGGCTCGACAGCAAGATACTTTCTATCGTCTCGGTGGCGATGAATTTGCCTTGGTTATGGCCGGAACGAACGATATACATACCATCACAAAAACCGCGAAACAATTCCTAGCCGCCATCGCCACGCCGTTTAAGCTGGCAAGCCATGAACTCGTTATCACGTCGTCGGTTGGTATCGTGTTATTTCCAGAAGATGGCAATACTCCAGAGATACTATTGAAGAATGCGGATACCGCAATGTATCACGCAAAGCAAAAAGGTAATCATTACTTATTCTTTAACGATGGCATGAATGAACAAGCGGTGAAGCGTTTACAGATAGAAAACCTCATGCGATTTGGCCTTAAAGAGGACCATTTTGTGGTTTATTACCAGCCCAAAATGGACATCAAATCTGGCGCATTGGTGGGCATGGAGGCGCTCGTTCGCTTTATTACGCCGAAAAAAGGCATAATTCCGCCAAACGTATTTATTCCTATCGCTGAAGAAACTGGTCAAATTATTGATATTGGTGAAGTTGTCCTAGATAAAGCCTGTCGTGACGTAAAAACGTGGATAGATGCAGGATTATTCGATGGCCGAGTCGCGGTCAATCTGTCAGCAAAACAATTTAGTTTGCCCGACCTGACCACGCGTATCGACGTTATCTTACAAAAAAACCAACTGCCCTCGTATTTCCTTGAGCTAGAAATTACCGAAGGTACAGTTATGGATGACCCGAAAGAAGCGATTGCTATTATGCGTTCACTGAGTGCTAGAGGCATTCATCTCGCGATGGACGACTTTGGCACAGGTTATTCTTCTTTAGCGTATTTAAAGCAGTTTCCACTCAACACACTGAAGGTCGATAAAGCCTTTATTGACGATATGCACAGTGAACGAGGGCGAAATATGGTGGATTCTATTGTCACCATCGCACAAAACCTTGATTTACACGTGGTTGCAGAAGGTGTCGAAAGCGCGGATCAACTGACCTATTTAGAAGCGCTTAATTGCCAAACCATCCAAGGCTATTACTATTCTAAACCGCTATCTTACGAAGAATTTACGCTGTTTTTGCGTAATCACCACGCTCAGAAAGTCGTCCGCCCTAAATTGAAAGTTGTCGCAAACGGCAGCGAACGTTAG